DNA from Myxococcales bacterium:
CGAGCGCGAAGCCGCCGGCGGGACCCCGGACGGAGGTGACGACGCCGTGGTGCACGAGGCCTTGCAGCACCTTCGACAGATAGCTCGACGGTACCTGCGTGTGGCGCGCGATCACCTGGAGCGTGAGGCGCGCGCCCTCGTTCTCGGTCAGAAGTACCACTGCGCGGAGCGCATATTCGCTTGTCTTCGTGATCACCGGGTCGCGTCCGCTCTTCGACGGGTCTACGCAATCTCTGGCGGTCTCTAGCAGCGCGTCGCGCCCGACACTACCGCTGCGCGAGCCGGGCTTTACACGGCGCTCGCGCGGCACCACAATCGAGGGAGTGCCCGGGAGAGGCACCGGCTCATGGCGCGTGACTCCTCTTCGGAGAACCCATCCTGTGGTCGGGTCGGCCCAAGGTCGTGCCCGCCCACGGACCTACCTGCTCGCCGCCGCCGCCGCCGCCGCGTCGGCCGCGGCCATGCTGGTCGGGTTCGCCATCGTGTCCGCCCTCGCGCTGCACGCCACCTACGCGGGCCTGCTCCTGGGCGCAGCCTGGTGCGCGACCGCCGCGCTCGCGCTGTGGCAGGGGCCGAGGCTCTACCGCGCCGGTCTCACCTACGAGGTGACCGAGGGCACGTGGTCGTGAGCCGCGGCCGCTTCCGCCGAACGATCGACAGATTCACCATTAGTTACGCAATTATACGCTGGAACCTCGCGCGCCCGGCGTGGGCGATCTGGTCGTTGTACGCGCCGTCCCGACCGGCGCGCTGCGCCGCACGCTCACGCTCGTGCTCGTCGATCTCGAGAGCCCCGATCGCGTGTGGGCGGCGGTGCGCGGCGTGATGCCCTCGGCCACCCTCGGCGACGGCGAACGACCTCTCGCCCAGCGCCTCGACGTCGGAGAGCGAGTGCTGTGGTCCGGCACGCCGCGGGCTGCGCGCTGGACGGTCCGTCGCGCCCTCGCCTCCGCGCTCGCCGCGGTGCTCTTCCTCGCGGCGGCGCGCGGCCTCATGCGGTCGGTCCCCGCGCTGCTCCGGGTGCTCCGCCTCCACGTCCTCCCGGCCACCACCTTCGGCGTGCTGGCGGGCTCGGTGGCGCTCGGCGCGCTCCTCGCGGTCGGCGCATCGCTCGTGGTCGCCTACGCGTCGTGGGTGAAACCGGGGCAGCTCGCGAAGGTCACCCGGTATTTCGTCACGAACCGCCGAGTGCTCATCCGCCGCGGCCACGAGGAGCTGTCCCTCGATCGGGGGTGCATCGCCTACGTCATCACCGCCCCCTCGGACTCGTCGATGCGCCGCCTCGAGGATCTCTTCCTCGTGCTCGATGGCCCGCGCGCGCGCGCGCTGGCGGCGAGCGGCGCGTTCGGCGAGGCGCAGCCGCCGGGCGACGAGCTCGTGCCGATGTTCTCCCAGATCGACGACGCCGAGACCGCGTTCTCGGTCCTCCAGAAGCGGTCGAGCCCCTCCCTGCCCCCGCCGCTGCACGACGCGGCGTGAACGAGGCCGCGGGGTTTCTGCGTGGCGCCGGCGCGGCCGGAGCTTCGACTCGACCCCGCTTGGCTTGACCTCGCCCCCGCCGTGGAGTGTCCGCACGGAGCCGATCGCCGTTCGGTCAGGCCACGGACACGACCACGACCGACGTCGAGAGCGGCGAGCGCCGGCGCCCGCGCTCGGGCTCGGGCCGGGCGCGCGCGCCGGGTGTGCTAAAGGGCTGCCGTGGTCGGCTCAGGGCAGGTCCTCTCCTCGAAGTACAAGCTCGGGCGCTTGCTCGGCGAGGGCGGCATGGGCGCCGTCTACGAAGCGGAGCACCTCGTGCTCGGCACGCGGGTGGCCGTGAAGATCCTCCACGCCGAGCTGGCGCGTCGCGAGGGGCTGATCGAACGCTTCATGCAAGAGGCGATGGTCGCCGCGCGGATCCGCAGCGAGAACGTGGCCCACGTGATCGACGTCGAGCGCACCGCCGACGGCGTCGCGTTCATGGTGATCGAGCTGCTCGAGGGCGAGTCGCTCGCGGACATGCTCGATCGACAGAGCCGCCTCGATGCCTCCACCGCCTGCGAATACACGCGGCAGATCCTCCTCGCGCTCGAGGCCGCGCACGCGCTCGGCGTCGTGCACCGCGACCTGAAGCCCGAGAACGTGTTCGTGACCTACGTCGGCGACCGTCCGGTGCTGAAGCTCATCGACTTCGGTATCGCGAAGCTCCGACGAGAGGGCGCGGGGGGCCGAAACCTCACCGTCGCCGGGGTGCTGATGGGCACCGCCGAGTACATGGCGCCCGAGCAGGCGTACTCCGCCGACGCTGTGGACGCGCGGGCCGACATCTACGCGGTCGGCGTGATGCTCTACGAGATGCTCGCGGGGGCGCGGCCGGTGTCCGGCGACGACGGCCGCGTGATCGCGCTCAAGATCGAGCGCGGCGAGGTGGTGCCGCTCGTGCGCGCCGCGCCGGGCGTGAAGCCCGAGCTGGCCGGCCTCGTGCACCGAGCGATGGCGTTCCGTCGCGAGCTCCGCTTCGCCTCCGCCGCCGAGATGCGGCTCGCGCTCGAGGCCGCGGCGGACGCGCGCGCCGGATCGCTCTCCTCCGCGCGACTCGCGGAGCTCACCGCGAAGGCGGGCACGGGCACGTTGATGGGGGCGCCACTCCCGCTCCCTGCACCGACCGAAGGCTCCGCGCCACCTCCACAACCCGCCCCGCGCGCCTCCTCGCCCCCTGGCGACGCGGCGTGGGCGGCTCCGGCCGAGGCGCGTGGGACCGCGCTCGCGCCCGTCCTCGCGTCGCCTCACGCGCCTCACGCGCCTCACGCGCCTCACGCGCCTCGCGCACAAGCTCCCTACGCTCACGCTCCTCCGGACCGGCGTCGCGCCGAACCCGCGCGGCGGCGGAGCTCCCGCCTCATCCCCGGGCTGATCGTGGGCTCGCTCCTCCTTGGCGCGGGGATCGCGGCCGCGGTCGTGCTGACGGGCACGGGCTCCACCCCTGCGCCCCCGCCGCCCGGCCTCGGCGTCGTGCCCCCGCTCCCGACCGTCGCGCCGGGCGTGACGGACCCGGTCGGGCCGCTCACCACCCCGCCGCTGGGAAACGTCCCTCCCCTCCAGACGCCGCCGGGCCCCGCGACCGCGGCGCCGAAGGCGAGCGGCGCACCGCCAACACCGAGCGGCGCGCCGCCGTCCCCCAGCAGCAGCTCGAGCGCGCCCCCGCTGCCCTCGCTCGCCCTCCCGCCTCTCCCGACGGCCCTCCCCAGCTTTCAGCTCCCGACCGCGTGGCCGAGCGCGCCCTTCCCGATGCCCGCGTTCCCGCTGCAACCGAGCCCGCCGGGCCCGCCGAGCCCGGCGCCGTCGGGGCCCGTCGTCCCCTCGGGGCCCCCGGGCTACTGAGGTCGCGCGCGGGGGCTCGCCGGCTTGGCGCGCGCGCGCGGGGGCTGGTACCGTCACCTCCGTGCCCGGGCTCCCCGACGCGCTCGCTTCCCACCTCCGCGCCTTCCGCGAGGAGCTCGCCGCCCCACGCGCGCGCCTCCGCTACGCGGTGATCGCCCTCGCGTTGGTGCTGGGGCTGCTGCTCGCTCGGGGTGGCACGGTGCCCGCGCAGCGGCGCGCTGGGCGCGTTGGTGGCGCTCGCCGCCGCGCTCCTCGCGCTCGACGTGCGCGCGCGCAGACGGACCTCCGGACCCCGCGAGGTCCTGAACCACATCGTGCGCCCCGCGGCGCCGGCCGAGGCGGAGCGCGCCCGCCGTGCGCTCACGTTGCTCGAGACCCGCGACGGCACCTCCCGGGAGCTCGCCGAGCTCCACGTCGCGCGGGCCTTCGCGGCCATCCCCGAGGGCCAGGTCGTCGGGCGGGCGCGGCGGCTCGCGTTCCGCTTCCGCGTCGGCGCCGGGCTCGTGGTCGCGGTCGCCGCGGGCTCGTGCGCCCAGAACCCGTGGGGGCTCGTCGAGGGCGCCGACGTGCTCGTGGCCCGGGGGGGCCGCGCGCCCGTCGACCTCGTGTGGCTCGCGCAGCCGGAGCTCTCCGCGCGCGCGCCGGACTACCTCCACCGCGGCGAGCGCCATGAGCCCTACGGCGAGGAGCTCGAGCTGCCGCGCGGCACGCTGCTCTCCTTTCGCGGCACCCCCATCCACAGCGGGCGCAGGCTCGCGATGACCGACGGCAAGGTCGAGGTCCCGTTCGTCGACGACGGCACGGGCGCGGTGGTGGCCCGCTGGTCGCTCGCCGACACCGCCGAGCTCCGAGTGGTCGCGCGGTTCGGCGACGTGGTGATCGAAGAGCCGGCGCACACGCGCGTGACCTCGATCCCCGACGCCACGCCCGTGGTCACCCTCGAGGGCGCCCCGCGCACAATCTCGCTCGCACGAGACGCAGATTCCGTTGAAATTCCCATACGTTACCATGCCGAAGACGACCACGGCCTGCGGGAGGTCCACCTCGTCCTGCGCGCCGGGGCGCGCGAGGAGCGGCGCGTGCTGTCACGGCTCGACGGCGAGACGCGCACCGATCGCGGCGGCCACGTGCTGCGGCCCACCGATCCCTTCTTCAAGCGGAGCCACGTGCCGGTGGAGGTGAGGGTCGCGGCGAAGGACAACGACCCGATCACCGGCCCGAAGTGGGGCGAGAGCGAGGCCCTCACGGTGGTGCCGCCCGACGTGGGCGAGCCGGAGGCGATGCGCCTCGACGCGCTGCGGGCCGTACGGCGGGCCTACGTAGACGCGCTCGCGTACCGCCTCCGCCACGGAGAGGCCGGCCAGGACGCGATCGACGCCGCGCGCCTCCACGAGCTGTCGAGCAAGGCAGCCGAGCGGCTCTCCGAGGTCCTCGGGGGGTCGTTCTCCGGGCTCAGGATCAGCAGCCGCCTGTCGGCGAGACTCCGCACCAGCGAGCGCCGCGTGGTCGCGGCCGAGCGCAAGGAGGCCACCTCGAAGAGCGCCGAGGCGAGACGCGGTGCGCGCGCCGCGACCGAGCAGATGGCGCTCGTCGTCGACGCGGTGATCCGCGGCCTGGGTCATCGCGACGCGCGCACCTCGGCGAAGGAGCTCGCCGACGTGGCCGACGACCTCTCGGTCGGCGCGGCCCAGGCGCGCGCGAAGACGGCGAGCGCGGCGGCCGAAGGCGCCCGAATGGACGCGGCGGAGGCGGTGCTCCGTGGCGGCCAACGCCAGCTCGAGCGGCTCGGCTGGCTCGGGCAGGATCTCGGCGAGATCACGGCGGCGGGCCTCTTGCGCGTGACACGCACACGCAAGGAGGCCGACCTGCTCCACGCCGAGCTCGCGGCGCGCGATCTGGCGGCCCGGCTCCGCCAGCCGGATCCCTCGTTCGGCTCACGCGGGGGTGGCGGTGGCAAGGGCGAAGGCGGCGAGTCCAGCGGCCAGCCCGGCCAGGGCGAAGGCGAGGGCGACGGCTCTGGCTCGGGGGGTGGCAAGGGCGAGGGCAGCGACGCGGAGCGCGCCTTCAACGAGGCCGCGCAGGGGCTCGATCGCCTCGCGGCAGAGCACGCGGAGAACATGGGCAAGGTCGAGCAGGCGCTCGCCGAGGGCGCCTCCGAAGAAGACCGAAAGGCGCTCATGGAAGAGGCCAAGAAGCACGCGGACGCCGTGCGCGAGGCGGTGCGCGACCTGCCCTCGGTCGGCGGGGGGAGCGGCTCGTGGACGAGCAAGGGCGCGGCCTCCCGCGAGCTCGCCGAGCAGATGGCCCAGTCGCTCGAGCAGGGCAGCCCGGCCGATGCCGTCTCCGGCGGGCGGAGCGCGATGGCTGCCCTCGAGGAGGCGAAGCGCCTCGCCTCGCGCGGCGGACTGATGCGCAGCGGCGCCTCCCAAGAGCTCCTCGACGAGGCCCAGAGGAAGCTCGGCCCCGAGCTGCGGTGGGCAGAGGATCGCCTGGCCCAGATGAAGGCGCGGGCCCAAGCGCGCGCGCGCGGGGATCTGGCCAAGCACGGCAGCGCCGAGGGACAGCTCTCGGACAAGGCCACGGATCTGTTGAAGAAAGGAGAAACTGGGGGGAAGGGCGACGGGGAGGGTGCGCTCCCCGAGCCGGCCCTCGACGGACTCCGCGAGGCCGCGCGCGCGGCGCGGGAGGCGGCAGAGGCGCTGAAGCACGGCGACGCGGACCGCGGGCAGAGCGCCCAGCGCGAGGCCCAGGCGAAGCTCGAGGCCGCCCGGCGGGCGCTCGGCTCCTCGAACGACGACGGGGAAGCCGACCTCAACCCGCGCGGCGCCGACGGCGCGACCCCGATCCCCAAGGCCGACGCCCACAAGGGACCCGAGGAGTTCAGGAAGCGGGTGCTGCGAGGGCTGGGGCAGCCCGCCGCTGGCCGCCAGCGGGACGCTGTGACACGGTACGCCGAGGGCCTCCTCCGATGACCTTCGCCCAGCGGCTCTTCCTCTTCGCCCTCCTCGTCGCGGCGTCCGCGCTCAGCCTGGGCGGTCGGCGCGTGCGCGCGGAGGCGCCGGCGCCCGGGGTCTCTGCCCCGCAGGGCCCGCGCTCGCTGGCCTCGCTGGCGCCGTCGCAGGCGCGGACGGCGTTCGAGCTCACGACGCGGCTCGACCTCGACCTCGCGGCCAAAGAGCTCGAGGGGGCCGACCTCGAGGTCCCCGAGATCGCCGCGGCCCGAGCCCGGCTGGCCGTGTTCACGGGAGACTGCGATCTCGCCACGACGCTCCTCGCGCGACGCGAGCTGCAGGCGGACGAGAACGCGCGGGCCCTCGCCGACGTGGCGCGCGGGTGCGCGCGAGTCACGGCCGGCGTGGTCGTGCTCACCGACGCTGCCCGCGGCGTCGAAGTGAAGTTCCAAGACGAGCACGACGCCACGCTCTTCCCGCTGCTCGTCGAGACGATCGAGCGCGCCCGCGCGATGCTCACGGCGGAGCTCGGCGTCGACTGGCCCCGCCCTACCCGCTTCGTGGTGGTGAGAGACCACCTCTCGCTCTCGGCGATGACGGGCCTGCCCTACGAGGCGGCGCGCACGACCGGGACCGTGGCGGTCGCGAAGTGGGGCAAGGTGACGCTCCTCAGTCCGCGGGCGGCGCGACACGGCTACCCTTGGCGCGACACGGTGGCCCACGAGCTCACGCACCTCGCGATCACCCGCGCCTCGGCCGACCGCGCGCCGCTCTGGCTCCAGGAGGGGCTCGCGAAGCGTCAGGAGGTGCGCTGGCGCGCGCCGTCCTCGTTCGACGACCGCCCGTCGGCGGACGCCATCGTCGTCCGCGGCGTCGCCCGGAAGCTCGACCTGCCGCTCGACAAGCTCGGGCCCAGCATCGCGATGCTGCCGAGCGCCGAGGCGGCCCAGGTCGCGTTCTCGGAAGTGACCAGTTTCGTTCGTTATTTCGCCTCTCGGGGCGACAAAGACACGCTCCCCAGGGTGCTGCTCGCGCTGAAGAACGGGCAGTCCGTCGATGACGCGCTGAAGTTCGTCACCCAGCGCGATCTCCCCGCGTGGGACGCGGAGTGGCGAGCGCAGCTCCCGAAGCTCGCGCCGGAGCCCGCACCGGCGAGAGGGCCTCGCGAGGCCCGCGAGGCTAACCCGGGCACCTCGCTCCGCGATCGCGTGCGGCTCGCCGAGCTGCTGCTCGCGCAGGGGCACGCCGCGGCGGCCGCGGCGGAGCTTGAAGGGGGCGATCGGGTCGACGGGGCCGAGGGAACCGCCGACGATCCGGCGCTGCGCGCGCTCCGCGGGCGGATCCTCGAAGCGCTCGAGCGCCTCGACGAGGCCGGGCCGCTCGTGCGCGAGCCGCGAGACGTCGCCTCCAGCTTCGCGCCGTGGTGGGCCCTCCGGGGGCGCGTGCTCGGGGCGAAGGGGGACGAGCCCGGCGCGGAGTCCTCGTTCGCCGAGGGGATCGGCGAGGATCCGTTCGATAAGGAGCTCGCGTGCCGCCCCAAAGGCGGGGCCCCGGCCGGCGCGGATGCCGGCGTGAATGGCGTCGACCCGCTCTGCAACGGGGCGCGCACGGCGCCGCCCCGCGATTCGGCGGATTGACCCGCGCGGCGGGCGAAGGTTAGGATCGGTGACCCTCGCTCTTTCCCGGTGAGCTGCCGTGAGGTGCGCGAATGAAGCCTCCCCGATGAAGTCTCCCCGATGAAGCTCACGTATGCCTCCGCCCAGCTCTTGCGAGTGATGCCGCGAGAGCGAATATCCCGCCTCATGGGGCAGCTCGCCGACGTGCAGTGGCCGCGCCCACTCGAGCGCGCGGTGCTCGGCGCGTACTGCCGTGCCTACGACGTGGCCCTGGAGGAGTGCGAGGCGCCCGACCGGTGGGCGAGCTTCGACCATTTTTTTACGCGCCGACTGCGTGACGGCGCCCGACCGCTGGCCGACGGCGCCACGTGGGTTTCCCCCGCCGACGGCCGGCTGGAGTCGCCCGGGGTCGTGACCGCCGACTCCCTCTACCTCGTGAAGGGCCGCCCCTACCGGGTCGACGAGCTCGTGGGCGATCGGGACGAGGCCCGGCGCTACGTGGGGGGGGGCGGGTGTGTCGTGTACCTGTCGCCGCGCGACTACCACCGAGTCCACACGCCCGCCGCGGGCAAGCTCGTGTGCGTCCGCTCGATGCCGGGCGACTACTTCCCGGTGAACTCCATCGGGCTCGACCACGTGCCGAACCTGTTCGTCCGAAACCGCCGGGTCGCCCTCGCGATCGAGACCGAGTCGTTCGGGCGCGTCACGGTCGTCATGGTGGCGGCCATGGTCGTCGGGCGCATCACGGTGACGGGCATCGACGCCCGCGACGTGCCGTACGGCACGCACACGCTCGACGCGCCGCTCGAGCTCGAGGCAGGAGCGGAGCTCGGTATGTTCCACCTTGGCTCCACCGCCGTGGTGTTCTTCGAGCCCAAGGGCTTCGCGAGGTTCGTCGCGCAGGAGGGCCCCATCAAGATGGGGCAAGCCCTCGCCGAGGCAGGCGCATGAGCTTCGACCCCGACGAGACGGTCGAAATCGCGGCCCTCAAGGACGAGACACGAGCGCCAGCCGCCAGCCGGCCGTCGTTGGAAGAGGTCGAGGTGGCGGTCGAGCTCGACGACGACGTCGAGGCGAGCGCGCCCGAGCGCGGCTCGCGCCCGGCGTCGGAGACCCCGGAGGCGGCGAAGGCGGAAGCCGACTCGCAGAAGAAAGAGCGCGTGCGCCCGAAGCTCACGCTGCGAATCCCCGACGACGAGGTCGCGAGGCCCGAGGTGAAGCGCGAGCCGACGACCCAGCCCGATCTCGCAGCGGCGATCGTGGCGGAGGGCGGCGCTCCAAGCGACGCCTCGGACACTGTGCCGCCCCCGCCGCCGGGCCCCGACGACAGCAGCGAAATCCCGATGGCTTCCGCGTCGATCCTGCTGATCGAGCCCGACCCTTCCTCCCCTTCGGTGCCCCCCGTTTTGGGCGACGAGCCTCGCTTCGAGGAGCTCAAGGAGGGGCCCTTCGCGGACGACGCCGAAGAGGACAGCTGGACCCCGTGGCAACCGACGGCGATCGAGCTCCGCGAGGCGAGCGCCCCACGCGCGGAGGGCGCCCCTGCCGCCACCGCGCTCCCGGCCGTGGCCCCGAAGGCGCCGGCGGAGGCGCAGTCGGTCCCCGCCGACGTCGAGGAAATCCCCTTGGAGCCCGACGAGGAAGACGAAGACTGGCAGGTCCCATCGAACCCGCCCGAGGTCGAGCCCGAGGATCTGCTCCTCGTCGAGCCGGCGACCGCCTCGATGGTGCCTGCCGTGGGCGCGAAGGCTGTCCCCCAGCCGATCATTCCCGCCGCCGCGCCCGCACCGGTCGTGCTGCCCGTGATCGCCGCGGCGCCGCCTACGCCCGCGACGCCGCCGTCCGCGCCCGCGCTCCCCACGGTGCCCGTCCTGAGCGCCCCGCTCGCCGTGGCGCTCCCGGCGGGCGTCGGCATGGAGTCGCTGCCCCCGGCCGCCCTCCCCACGCCGGCCG
Protein-coding regions in this window:
- a CDS encoding serine/threonine protein kinase → MVGSGQVLSSKYKLGRLLGEGGMGAVYEAEHLVLGTRVAVKILHAELARREGLIERFMQEAMVAARIRSENVAHVIDVERTADGVAFMVIELLEGESLADMLDRQSRLDASTACEYTRQILLALEAAHALGVVHRDLKPENVFVTYVGDRPVLKLIDFGIAKLRREGAGGRNLTVAGVLMGTAEYMAPEQAYSADAVDARADIYAVGVMLYEMLAGARPVSGDDGRVIALKIERGEVVPLVRAAPGVKPELAGLVHRAMAFRRELRFASAAEMRLALEAAADARAGSLSSARLAELTAKAGTGTLMGAPLPLPAPTEGSAPPPQPAPRASSPPGDAAWAAPAEARGTALAPVLASPHAPHAPHAPHAPRAQAPYAHAPPDRRRAEPARRRSSRLIPGLIVGSLLLGAGIAAAVVLTGTGSTPAPPPPGLGVVPPLPTVAPGVTDPVGPLTTPPLGNVPPLQTPPGPATAAPKASGAPPTPSGAPPSPSSSSSAPPLPSLALPPLPTALPSFQLPTAWPSAPFPMPAFPLQPSPPGPPSPAPSGPVVPSGPPGY
- a CDS encoding DUF4175 domain-containing protein, with amino-acid sequence MARCPRSGALGALVALAAALLALDVRARRRTSGPREVLNHIVRPAAPAEAERARRALTLLETRDGTSRELAELHVARAFAAIPEGQVVGRARRLAFRFRVGAGLVVAVAAGSCAQNPWGLVEGADVLVARGGRAPVDLVWLAQPELSARAPDYLHRGERHEPYGEELELPRGTLLSFRGTPIHSGRRLAMTDGKVEVPFVDDGTGAVVARWSLADTAELRVVARFGDVVIEEPAHTRVTSIPDATPVVTLEGAPRTISLARDADSVEIPIRYHAEDDHGLREVHLVLRAGAREERRVLSRLDGETRTDRGGHVLRPTDPFFKRSHVPVEVRVAAKDNDPITGPKWGESEALTVVPPDVGEPEAMRLDALRAVRRAYVDALAYRLRHGEAGQDAIDAARLHELSSKAAERLSEVLGGSFSGLRISSRLSARLRTSERRVVAAERKEATSKSAEARRGARAATEQMALVVDAVIRGLGHRDARTSAKELADVADDLSVGAAQARAKTASAAAEGARMDAAEAVLRGGQRQLERLGWLGQDLGEITAAGLLRVTRTRKEADLLHAELAARDLAARLRQPDPSFGSRGGGGGKGEGGESSGQPGQGEGEGDGSGSGGGKGEGSDAERAFNEAAQGLDRLAAEHAENMGKVEQALAEGASEEDRKALMEEAKKHADAVREAVRDLPSVGGGSGSWTSKGAASRELAEQMAQSLEQGSPADAVSGGRSAMAALEEAKRLASRGGLMRSGASQELLDEAQRKLGPELRWAEDRLAQMKARAQARARGDLAKHGSAEGQLSDKATDLLKKGETGGKGDGEGALPEPALDGLREAARAAREAAEALKHGDADRGQSAQREAQAKLEAARRALGSSNDDGEADLNPRGADGATPIPKADAHKGPEEFRKRVLRGLGQPAAGRQRDAVTRYAEGLLR
- the psd gene encoding phosphatidylserine decarboxylase (Phosphatidylserine decarboxylase is synthesized as a single chain precursor. Generation of the pyruvoyl active site from a Ser is coupled to cleavage of a Gly-Ser bond between the larger (beta) and smaller (alpha chains). It is an integral membrane protein.) gives rise to the protein MKLTYASAQLLRVMPRERISRLMGQLADVQWPRPLERAVLGAYCRAYDVALEECEAPDRWASFDHFFTRRLRDGARPLADGATWVSPADGRLESPGVVTADSLYLVKGRPYRVDELVGDRDEARRYVGGGGCVVYLSPRDYHRVHTPAAGKLVCVRSMPGDYFPVNSIGLDHVPNLFVRNRRVALAIETESFGRVTVVMVAAMVVGRITVTGIDARDVPYGTHTLDAPLELEAGAELGMFHLGSTAVVFFEPKGFARFVAQEGPIKMGQALAEAGA
- a CDS encoding methyltransferase domain-containing protein; the protein is MSFDPDETVEIAALKDETRAPAASRPSLEEVEVAVELDDDVEASAPERGSRPASETPEAAKAEADSQKKERVRPKLTLRIPDDEVARPEVKREPTTQPDLAAAIVAEGGAPSDASDTVPPPPPGPDDSSEIPMASASILLIEPDPSSPSVPPVLGDEPRFEELKEGPFADDAEEDSWTPWQPTAIELREASAPRAEGAPAATALPAVAPKAPAEAQSVPADVEEIPLEPDEEDEDWQVPSNPPEVEPEDLLLVEPATASMVPAVGAKAVPQPIIPAAAPAPVVLPVIAAAPPTPATPPSAPALPTVPVLSAPLAVALPAGVGMESLPPAALPTPAAPQPVSVVSTPKLHQVLAEGGPRVGATPTAPAATPPSEPRALDGKRRGKPWWEELFNDDYLRTTGSVTDREIAAEATFIEESLGVAKGATVLDLACGSGRHAIELAARGYQVIGFDLSLAMLARASDEAQERNQKLNFVQGDMREMTFEDAFDGVYCWQTSFGFFEEEKNATVVGNVHRALKKGGQFLLEVVNRDYVAHDVPSLVWFEGDGCICMDEVHLDFITSRLRVKRTMMMDDGRSKEIEYSVRVYSLHELGKLLNDAGFRVAEVSGRIQTPGVFFGGEAPSIIILAEKR